The genomic window CCGATAAATCTATTTGAGTACGAAACCCTAGCCGCCAAGCATCTATCTCAGATGGCACTAGACTACTACGCCAGCGGTGCGTGGGACGAAATCACCCTGCGAGACAACCGTGCCGCATTTGAGCGGTACAAACTCTGTCCCCGAATGCTGGTAGATGTAAGTCGGCGCGATTTAAGTACGACTATACTGGGTCAATCTCTCCAGATGCCAATTCTAATCGCGCCGATGGCTTTCCAGTGTCTGGCGCATCCAGAAGGAGAAATTGCCACTGCTAAAGCCGCCGCCAAGTTGGGAACGGTGATGGTACTTAGTACCCTGGCGACAAAGAGTTTAGAGGAAGTGGCGTTAGCCTCGAAACAAACGGAACAAGAAGCTTCTTCAATCGAAAATCGATTCTGGTTTCAATTATATGTACATCGGGACAGAGGTCTGACGAAGGCACTGGTAGAACGCGCCGATGAAGCTGGTTATCGGGCGCTTTGTCTGACGGTCGATGCTCCCGTTTTGGGGCGGCGGGAGAGAGATCGGCGCAATCAATTTGCTCTGCCAGCAGGTATGGAACTTGCTAATTTGGTCACTTTAACAGATTTGGAGATTCCCTACAATCCGGGCGAATCGGGTTTGTTTACCTATTTTTTAGAGCAGCTGAATCCTGCGTTAACGTGGAAAGATTTGGACTGGTTGCAATCTATTTCGCATCTACCTTTAGTAGTAAAAGGAATTTTGCGGGGAGATGATGCGGTGAGGGCGGTGGAACATGGAGCTAGAGCAGTAATAGTTTCCAATCATGGGGGGAG from Argonema galeatum A003/A1 includes these protein-coding regions:
- a CDS encoding alpha-hydroxy acid oxidase, with translation MTAPIKPINLFEYETLAAKHLSQMALDYYASGAWDEITLRDNRAAFERYKLCPRMLVDVSRRDLSTTILGQSLQMPILIAPMAFQCLAHPEGEIATAKAAAKLGTVMVLSTLATKSLEEVALASKQTEQEASSIENRFWFQLYVHRDRGLTKALVERADEAGYRALCLTVDAPVLGRRERDRRNQFALPAGMELANLVTLTDLEIPYNPGESGLFTYFLEQLNPALTWKDLDWLQSISHLPLVVKGILRGDDAVRAVEHGARAVIVSNHGGRQLDGARASIDALSEVVASVGDKAEILVDGGIRRGTDILKALALGAKAVLLGRPVLWGLAVGGEAGVGHVLELLQDELDIAMALSGCAKLQDVDPSLVVRL